One window of the Betaproteobacteria bacterium genome contains the following:
- the sucD gene encoding succinate--CoA ligase subunit alpha: MSILINKDTKIITQGITGKTGQFHTEKCQEYANGKNCFVAGVNPKKAGESIFNIPIFGSVKEAAKQTGATVSVIYVPPAGAADAIWEAVEADLDLAICITEGIPVRDMLVVRNKMKAKEAAGGKKTLLLGPNCPGLITPDEVKIGIMPGHIHKKGRIGVVSRSGTLTYEAVGQLTELGLGQSSAVGIGGDPINGLKHIDVMKMFNDDPDTDAVIMIGEIGGPDEAEAAQWCKANMKKPIVGFIAGVTAPAGKRMGHAGALISGGADTADAKLAIMEACGFKVTKNPSEMAKLLKAML, encoded by the coding sequence ATGTCCATCCTCATCAACAAAGACACCAAGATCATCACCCAGGGCATCACCGGCAAGACCGGCCAGTTCCACACGGAAAAGTGCCAGGAGTACGCCAACGGCAAGAACTGCTTCGTCGCCGGCGTGAACCCCAAGAAGGCGGGCGAGAGCATCTTCAACATCCCCATCTTCGGTTCCGTCAAGGAAGCTGCCAAGCAAACCGGCGCCACCGTTTCCGTCATCTACGTGCCGCCCGCCGGTGCCGCGGACGCCATCTGGGAAGCCGTCGAAGCCGACCTGGACCTGGCCATCTGCATCACCGAAGGCATTCCCGTCCGCGACATGCTGGTGGTGCGCAACAAGATGAAGGCCAAGGAGGCCGCCGGCGGCAAGAAGACCCTGCTGCTCGGCCCCAACTGCCCCGGCCTCATCACCCCGGACGAAGTGAAGATCGGCATCATGCCGGGTCACATCCACAAGAAGGGCCGCATCGGCGTCGTTTCCCGCTCCGGCACGCTGACCTACGAAGCCGTCGGTCAGCTGACCGAGTTGGGCCTAGGCCAGTCCTCCGCCGTCGGCATCGGCGGCGACCCGATCAACGGTCTGAAGCACATCGACGTCATGAAGATGTTCAACGACGATCCGGACACCGACGCCGTCATCATGATCGGCGAAATCGGCGGTCCCGATGAAGCCGAAGCCGCCCAGTGGTGCAAGGCCAACATGAAGAAGCCCATCGTCGGCTTCATCGCCGGCGTCACCGCCCCGGCCGGCAAGCGCATGGGCCACGCCGGTGCCTTGATCTCCGGCGGAGCCGACACGGCGGATGCCAAACTCGCCATCATGGAAGCCTGCGGCTTCAAGGTGACGAAGAATCCGTCGGAAATGGCCAAGTTGCTCAAGGCCATGCTGTAG